From Streptomyces griseorubiginosus, one genomic window encodes:
- a CDS encoding DUF389 domain-containing protein gives MLHLRLITPAHQTDDVVRLIEGTVGTTHLVVLRGAARNPEGDVVMCDVAREAGDELLTDLQGLGLDTNGSIAVENIDLSLSKRADKAEAEAPGEGADAVLWEHLTDATHEESTLSATYLAFITLATMIAACGVVLDNAVLIVGAMAVGPEFGPLAGISTSIVQRAPRLALRSLIALLAGFAVAMAVTVGFSLFMDALNLFSEQKLEGDRPQTGFVYAPDAFSFIVAVLAGAAGTLSLTSAKSGALVGVAISVTTVPAAANAAVALSYGDTKQTWGSTEQLLLNLLGIVLAGTVTLLLQKWAWRKRP, from the coding sequence ATGCTGCATCTGCGCCTGATCACGCCGGCCCACCAGACCGACGACGTGGTCCGTCTGATCGAGGGGACGGTCGGCACCACCCATCTCGTCGTGCTGCGGGGTGCCGCCCGCAACCCCGAAGGTGACGTCGTGATGTGCGACGTGGCCCGCGAGGCCGGTGACGAACTCCTCACCGACCTGCAGGGGTTGGGCCTCGACACCAACGGCTCCATCGCGGTCGAGAACATCGACCTGTCCCTGTCGAAACGCGCCGACAAGGCCGAGGCGGAGGCACCCGGCGAAGGCGCGGACGCGGTCCTGTGGGAGCACCTGACCGACGCCACGCACGAGGAGTCGACGCTCTCCGCCACCTACCTGGCCTTCATCACGCTGGCCACGATGATCGCGGCCTGCGGTGTCGTGCTCGACAACGCGGTCCTCATCGTGGGCGCCATGGCGGTGGGCCCGGAGTTCGGGCCGCTCGCCGGCATCTCCACCTCGATCGTGCAGCGCGCCCCCCGCCTGGCCCTGCGCTCCCTGATCGCCCTCCTGGCCGGCTTCGCCGTGGCGATGGCGGTGACGGTGGGCTTCAGTCTCTTCATGGACGCGCTGAACCTGTTCAGCGAGCAGAAGCTGGAGGGCGACCGCCCGCAGACCGGCTTCGTCTACGCCCCGGACGCCTTCTCCTTCATCGTCGCCGTCCTCGCGGGCGCCGCCGGCACCCTTTCCCTGACCTCGGCGAAGTCCGGTGCCCTGGTGGGCGTGGCCATCTCGGTCACCACGGTCCCGGCGGCCGCCAACGCGGCGGTGGCCCTCAGCTACGGCGACACCAAGCAGACCTGGGGCTCGACGGAGCAGCTCCTGCTGAACCTGCTGGGCATCGTCCTGGCGGGCACGGTGACCCTGCTGCTCCAGAAGTGGGCCTGGCGAAAGCGCCCCTGA
- the rpsI gene encoding 30S ribosomal protein S9 produces the protein MAETTVETPVEGEEIVDIDSYTTESEVPVEGEYTSESLASRFGDPQPAAGLGRRKNAIARVRIVPGTGKWKINGRTLEDYFPNKVHQQEVNEPFKVLELEGRYDVIARIAGGGVSGQAGALRLGVARALNEADVDNNRGALKKAGFLRRDDRAVERKKAGLKKARKAPQYSKR, from the coding sequence GTGGCCGAGACCACCGTCGAGACGCCCGTCGAGGGCGAAGAGATCGTCGACATCGACAGCTACACCACCGAGTCCGAGGTCCCCGTCGAGGGCGAGTACACCTCGGAGTCGCTCGCGTCCCGCTTCGGCGACCCGCAGCCGGCCGCCGGCCTGGGCCGTCGCAAGAACGCGATCGCCCGCGTCCGGATCGTCCCGGGCACCGGCAAGTGGAAGATCAACGGTCGCACCCTTGAGGACTACTTCCCCAACAAGGTGCACCAGCAGGAAGTCAACGAGCCCTTCAAGGTGCTCGAGCTCGAGGGCCGCTACGACGTCATCGCCCGCATCGCGGGTGGCGGTGTCTCCGGCCAGGCCGGTGCCCTGCGCCTCGGCGTGGCCCGCGCGCTGAACGAGGCCGACGTGGACAACAACCGCGGCGCCCTCAAGAAGGCCGGCTTCCTCCGCCGCGACGACCGTGCGGTCGAGCGCAAGAAGGCCGGTCTCAAGAAGGCCCGCAAGGCCCCGCAGTACAGCAAGCGTTAA
- the glmM gene encoding phosphoglucosamine mutase, which translates to MGRLFGTDGVRGVANADLTAEMALGLSVAAAHVLAEAGTFEGHRPTAVVGRDPRASGEFLEAAVVAGLASAGVDVLKVGVLPTPAVAYLTGVLGADLGVMLSASHNAMPDNGVKFLARGGHKLDDELEDRIEAVYDAHRHGEPWERPTGAGVGRVRSYGEGFDQYVAHLIAVLPNRLDGLKIVLDEAHGAAARVSPEAFSRAGAEVITIGASPDGLNINDGCGSTHLDLLKAAVVEHGAALGIAHDGDADRCLAVDHTGEEVDGDQIMAVLALAMKERGALRADTVVATVMSNLGFKLALEREGLRLVQTGVGDRYVLEEMKEHGYALGGEQSGHVIILDHATTGDGTLTGLMLAARVAESGRSLKELASVMERLPQVLINVPDVDRTRVSTSAELASAVAEAERELGETGRVLLRPSGTEPLVRVMVEAADIDQARSVAGRLADAVKSALG; encoded by the coding sequence GTGGGACGACTCTTCGGCACGGACGGCGTGCGCGGTGTCGCCAACGCGGATCTGACGGCCGAGATGGCGCTCGGTCTGTCGGTCGCGGCGGCGCACGTGCTGGCCGAGGCGGGCACGTTCGAGGGCCACCGGCCTACGGCGGTCGTCGGACGGGATCCCCGCGCGTCCGGGGAGTTCCTGGAGGCCGCCGTGGTCGCGGGCCTCGCGAGCGCGGGGGTGGACGTGCTGAAGGTCGGCGTGCTGCCGACGCCCGCGGTCGCCTACCTCACCGGCGTCCTCGGCGCCGACCTCGGCGTCATGCTCTCCGCGAGCCACAACGCCATGCCCGACAACGGCGTCAAGTTCCTCGCGCGCGGCGGGCACAAGCTCGACGACGAGCTGGAGGACCGGATCGAGGCGGTCTACGACGCGCACCGGCACGGTGAGCCGTGGGAGCGGCCGACCGGCGCGGGCGTCGGCCGGGTGCGGTCCTACGGCGAGGGGTTCGACCAGTACGTGGCGCACCTCATCGCCGTACTCCCGAACCGGCTGGACGGTCTGAAGATCGTCCTCGACGAGGCGCACGGCGCCGCCGCCCGGGTGTCGCCGGAGGCGTTCTCGCGGGCCGGGGCCGAAGTGATCACGATCGGGGCGTCGCCGGACGGCCTCAACATCAACGACGGCTGCGGGTCCACGCACCTCGATCTGCTGAAGGCCGCGGTCGTCGAGCACGGGGCGGCGCTCGGTATCGCGCACGACGGGGACGCGGACCGGTGCCTGGCCGTCGACCACACCGGTGAGGAGGTCGACGGCGACCAGATCATGGCGGTGCTCGCGCTGGCCATGAAGGAGCGGGGCGCGCTGCGGGCCGACACCGTGGTGGCGACCGTCATGTCCAACCTCGGGTTCAAGCTGGCGCTGGAGCGGGAGGGGCTGCGGCTCGTCCAGACCGGCGTGGGGGACCGGTACGTCCTCGAGGAGATGAAGGAGCACGGGTACGCCCTCGGGGGCGAGCAGTCCGGGCACGTGATCATCCTGGACCACGCGACGACCGGGGACGGCACGCTGACCGGGCTGATGCTGGCGGCCCGGGTCGCGGAGAGCGGGCGGTCGCTGAAGGAACTGGCCTCTGTCATGGAGCGGTTGCCGCAGGTCCTGATCAACGTGCCTGATGTGGACCGGACCCGGGTGTCGACGTCTGCGGAACTGGCTTCCGCGGTGGCGGAGGCGGAGCGGGAACTCGGGGAGACGGGGCGGGTGTTGTTGCGGCCGTCCGGGACCGAGCCGTTGGTGCGGGTGATGGTCGAGGCGGCGGACATCGATCAGGCGCGGTCGGTGGCGGGACGGTTGGCCGATGCTGTGAAGTCGGCGCTCGGCTGA
- the coaA gene encoding type I pantothenate kinase has protein sequence MPRSAHRHKPEATPYVDLTRAEWSALREKTPLPLNAEEVEKLRGLGDVIDLDEVRDIYLPLSRLLNLYVGATDGLRGALNTFLGEQGSQSGTPFVIGVAGSVAVGKSTVARLLQALLSRWPEHPRVELVTTDGFLLPTRELEARGLMSRKGFPESYDRRALTRFVADIKAGKDEVSAPVYSHLIYDIVPGEKLTVRRPDILIVEGLNVLQPALPGTDGRTRVGLADYFDFSVYVDASAEDIERWYLSRFKKLRQTAFQNPESYFRKYTQVSEEEAVDYARTLWRTINKPNLVENIAPTRGRATLVIRKGQDHKVRRLSLRKL, from the coding sequence ATGCCCCGGAGCGCCCACCGGCACAAGCCGGAGGCGACTCCCTACGTCGACCTCACCCGCGCCGAGTGGAGCGCGCTGCGTGAGAAGACTCCGCTCCCGCTGAACGCCGAAGAGGTCGAGAAGCTGCGCGGACTCGGTGACGTCATCGACCTGGACGAGGTGCGGGACATCTACCTCCCGCTGTCCCGGCTGCTGAACCTCTACGTCGGCGCCACGGACGGGCTGAGAGGGGCGCTGAACACCTTCCTCGGCGAACAGGGCTCCCAGTCCGGCACCCCGTTCGTCATAGGGGTCGCCGGGTCGGTCGCCGTCGGCAAGTCCACCGTCGCCCGCCTGCTCCAGGCCCTGCTCTCCCGCTGGCCCGAGCACCCGCGCGTGGAGCTGGTCACCACCGACGGCTTCCTGCTCCCCACCCGCGAGCTGGAGGCCCGCGGGCTCATGTCGCGCAAGGGTTTCCCGGAGTCGTACGACCGCCGGGCGCTGACCCGTTTCGTCGCCGACATCAAGGCCGGCAAGGACGAGGTCTCGGCGCCGGTCTACTCCCACCTGATCTACGACATCGTCCCCGGCGAGAAGCTCACGGTCCGCCGCCCCGACATCCTGATCGTCGAGGGCCTGAACGTCCTCCAGCCCGCCCTCCCCGGCACCGACGGCCGCACCCGCGTCGGTCTCGCCGACTACTTCGACTTCAGCGTGTACGTCGACGCGAGCGCCGAGGACATCGAGCGCTGGTACCTCAGCAGGTTCAAGAAGCTCCGGCAGACCGCCTTCCAGAACCCCGAGTCGTACTTCAGGAAGTACACGCAGGTGTCGGAGGAGGAGGCCGTCGACTACGCCCGCACCCTCTGGCGCACCATCAACAAGCCCAACCTGGTCGAGAACATCGCGCCCACCCGCGGCCGCGCCACCCTCGTCATCCGCAAGGGCCAGGACCACAAGGTGCGCAGGCTCAGCCTCCGCAAGCTCTAG
- the rplM gene encoding 50S ribosomal protein L13: MRTYSPKPGDVTRQWHVIDAQDVVLGRLATTAASLLRGKHKPIYAPHVDTGDFVIIINADKVHLSGNKRTQKMAYRHSGYPGGLRSVRYDELLDKNPEKAIEKAIKGMLPKNTLGRQMLSKLKVYKGDQHPHGAQQPQPFEITQVAQ, translated from the coding sequence GTGCGTACGTACAGCCCCAAGCCCGGCGATGTGACTCGCCAGTGGCACGTCATTGACGCTCAGGACGTCGTCCTGGGCCGTCTCGCCACCACTGCCGCCTCCCTGCTGCGCGGCAAGCACAAGCCGATCTACGCCCCTCACGTCGACACCGGTGACTTCGTCATCATCATCAACGCCGACAAGGTGCACCTCTCCGGCAACAAGCGGACCCAGAAGATGGCGTACCGCCACTCCGGCTACCCGGGTGGTCTGCGCTCCGTCCGCTACGACGAGCTCCTCGACAAGAACCCCGAGAAGGCCATCGAGAAGGCCATCAAGGGCATGCTCCCCAAGAACACGCTGGGCCGTCAGATGCTCTCGAAGCTGAAGGTCTACAAGGGTGACCAGCACCCGCACGGCGCGCAGCAGCCGCAGCCGTTCGAGATCACCCAGGTCGCGCAGTAA
- a CDS encoding GtrA family protein, which translates to MSSGRHALPSRFGKLYREIAKFGMVGASGFVVNLAVFNLVRTVTEWQTVRASVLATVVAILSNYLGLRYFAYRNRDQEDRNSRRKELTLFLVFSAIGLVIENSVLYATTYGLGWDSTLATNVSKFLGIGIATLFRFWSYRTWVFRASGSRRPVEGPGDPGQSRDPVVPYPEPALSGSWEHT; encoded by the coding sequence GTGAGCAGCGGACGGCATGCGCTTCCCTCCCGGTTCGGGAAGCTGTACCGCGAGATCGCGAAGTTCGGCATGGTGGGGGCCTCGGGCTTCGTCGTCAACCTCGCGGTCTTCAACCTCGTCAGGACCGTCACCGAGTGGCAGACGGTCCGGGCGAGCGTGCTGGCGACGGTCGTGGCGATCCTCAGCAACTACCTCGGCCTGCGGTACTTCGCGTACCGCAACCGGGACCAGGAGGACCGCAACAGCCGCCGGAAGGAGCTGACCCTCTTCCTCGTCTTCAGCGCGATCGGCCTGGTCATCGAGAACTCGGTGCTCTACGCGACGACCTACGGGCTCGGCTGGGACAGCACGCTGGCCACCAACGTCAGCAAGTTCCTCGGCATCGGCATCGCGACGCTCTTCCGGTTCTGGTCCTACCGCACCTGGGTCTTCAGGGCGTCCGGGAGCCGGCGGCCGGTCGAGGGGCCGGGGGATCCCGGCCAGTCGCGGGATCCCGTCGTGCCGTACCCCGAGCCCGCCCTGAGCGGCTCCTGGGAGCACACCTGA